A single genomic interval of Flavobacteriales bacterium harbors:
- a CDS encoding OsmC family protein — translation MSTSTVRYLGDLRTEATHTRSGVTLVTDAPPDNQGRGESFSPTDLMSTALACCLMTVMGIRARDKGYPLSGLTAQVTKHMAAGPRRVSRIEVDITMDGSGLAPAMREELEEVARTCPVALSLREDLVQVLRFTYR, via the coding sequence ATGAGCACATCCACAGTCCGCTACCTCGGCGACCTGCGCACCGAGGCCACGCACACCCGGAGCGGCGTCACCCTGGTCACCGATGCCCCACCGGACAACCAGGGCCGTGGGGAGTCCTTCTCCCCGACCGACCTGATGAGCACGGCACTGGCCTGCTGCCTGATGACCGTGATGGGCATCCGGGCGCGCGACAAGGGTTATCCGTTGAGCGGGCTCACGGCGCAGGTGACCAAGCACATGGCCGCCGGCCCGCGACGGGTCTCCCGGATCGAGGTGGACATCACCATGGACGGCTCGGGCCTGGCCCCTGCGATGCGGGAGGAGCTGGAGGAGGTGGCGCGCACCTGCCCGGTGGCCCTGAGCCTGCGGGAGGACCTTGTCCAGGTCCTTCGCTTCACCTACCGATGA
- the lipA gene encoding lipoyl synthase codes for MSVEDSGALVRPTRRPEWLRVKLPTGENYRKVRSIVSEHKLHTICQSGNCPNMGECWGEGTATFMILGNVCTRSCGFCAVATGRPEPVDPFEPARVARSVELMGVKHCVITSVDRDDLEDGGADIWARTIRAVRRRCPGTTMETLIPDFKGRWQDLAVVLEAAPDVLSHNLETVRRLSKQVRIQARYDRSLEVLMRAKRAGLRTKSGIMLGLGETDQEVLETMDDLRAVGTDVMTIGQYLQPTKDHLHVQEFVHPDRFARFREEGLARGFRFVESGPLVRSSYHAERHVG; via the coding sequence ATGAGCGTGGAGGATAGCGGAGCGCTGGTGCGGCCCACCCGACGCCCCGAGTGGTTGCGGGTGAAGCTGCCCACCGGTGAGAATTACCGGAAGGTCCGGTCCATCGTCAGCGAGCACAAGCTCCACACCATCTGCCAGAGCGGCAACTGCCCCAACATGGGTGAATGCTGGGGCGAGGGCACGGCCACCTTCATGATCCTCGGCAACGTGTGCACGCGCAGCTGCGGGTTCTGTGCCGTGGCCACCGGCCGCCCGGAACCGGTGGACCCGTTCGAGCCGGCGCGTGTGGCGCGCAGCGTGGAGCTGATGGGCGTGAAGCATTGCGTGATCACCAGTGTGGACCGGGACGATCTGGAGGATGGAGGTGCGGATATCTGGGCCCGGACAATCCGGGCCGTCCGGCGTCGCTGTCCAGGTACCACCATGGAGACCCTGATCCCGGATTTCAAAGGGCGCTGGCAGGACCTGGCCGTGGTGCTGGAAGCCGCTCCGGACGTGCTCTCCCACAATCTGGAGACGGTGAGGCGCCTTTCCAAGCAGGTGCGCATCCAGGCGCGCTACGACCGCAGCCTCGAGGTGCTGATGCGGGCGAAGCGGGCAGGGTTACGCACCAAGAGCGGGATCATGCTGGGGTTGGGCGAGACCGACCAGGAGGTGTTGGAGACCATGGACGACCTGCGTGCCGTGGGTACGGATGTGATGACCATCGGGCAGTACCTGCAGCCCACCAAGGACCATCTGCACGTCCAGGAGTTCGTGCATCCCGATCGCTTCGCGCGGTTCAGGGAGGAGGGGCTGGCCCGCGGTTTCCGGTTCGTGGAGAGCGGGCCGCTGGTGCGCTCCAGCTATCACGCCGAGCGCCACGTGGGGTAG
- a CDS encoding T9SS type A sorting domain-containing protein — protein sequence MTRAVRNGLLATTTAIIAVGAIWIGDQGRRYTPRPENVAASSARGAMEYLAAIRGNLATGRIEPGDRIAMEAAVNAYGGPKSVGLEWVEMGPDNVGGRIRTVLVDPSNPQVIWCGGVSGGLYKSTNGANTWEKMSAFNENLCISSIDILGNGHLYVATGATPEGQSGSGGSGFIGDGLFMSTDGGASFTQVFGTSTNWNTNDDWAIVDKIVAHPTEPTKLWVAHNNGLTVYDESNNSLTPAPGLPTSRCRALEVSTDGSVVICNIGSNCWLSRDGGASFEQMTLGNNGFPNSQIGRMEFAISPDDNNYLYCMIATGGGQMNGVWASTDKGFNWSRIWPAGFGTNGVPELDIFGDNSQGWWDNVLAVVPGEPDRIWLGGVSLWTTSLNAQPVQLALAFDFPGCFNCVHADVHDITWAPDGQTAYVACDGGIYVSPDKGGVFYAANRFLNITQFYSLAYSPKGKVMGGTQDNGTQYIRLSGGTTAEEAIEVSGGDGFDSEISQIDPNIMFSTVYFGSVARSADDGTNFGDFYDARVLALGTPGELGGNGLGDFYTNIRLYENWNDVNSQDSVSWLNTTGDTLFFGETITYKGRMPQVDQYHTITQAFVAPDEELRLQDRVQTLFAVGFSGAQGVWVTRDACQFVENPQWWKVANSAGGNVNVLEWSADGDRLFWGTLDGEVFMVEGFNNAYSLDQADVEIGTTVQLSAPVTLMSSAAPVTGLSSDPNDPDRLLVTQGGYGGSQKVRLITGISGTPTVTNKWNMPAELVGMPVYDGLIHYENPDIFVVGTEFGVMATDDGGTTWTFENTGLDKVPTFQVRQQRWKWNTNPYGPDYLTNQGVIYAGTHGRGAFRSETFLSVADRPGAAGGTSVIGDLSFFPNPAQVQATVVFDLAERREVTITVFDLNGRVVRTQRAASFGAGRNQAEIGVNDLATGTYVVELRSGSVKRTGRLVVSR from the coding sequence ATGACCCGAGCAGTACGCAACGGCCTCCTGGCCACCACCACCGCCATCATCGCCGTCGGCGCCATTTGGATCGGCGATCAAGGGCGTCGTTACACACCTCGCCCTGAAAATGTTGCGGCCAGCAGCGCGCGGGGTGCGATGGAGTACCTCGCCGCCATCCGGGGCAACCTGGCCACAGGTCGCATCGAACCGGGCGACCGCATCGCGATGGAGGCCGCCGTCAATGCCTATGGCGGTCCCAAGAGCGTCGGTCTGGAATGGGTCGAAATGGGCCCTGACAACGTGGGTGGCCGCATCCGTACGGTGCTGGTCGACCCCTCGAACCCCCAGGTGATCTGGTGCGGTGGTGTGTCCGGTGGACTGTACAAGTCGACCAATGGCGCCAACACCTGGGAGAAGATGTCCGCGTTCAATGAGAACCTCTGCATCAGCAGCATCGATATCCTGGGCAATGGTCACCTCTACGTGGCCACCGGGGCCACACCGGAGGGACAGTCGGGGTCTGGCGGCAGCGGGTTCATCGGAGATGGCCTGTTCATGAGCACCGACGGTGGAGCGAGCTTCACGCAGGTGTTCGGGACCAGCACGAACTGGAACACCAATGACGATTGGGCCATTGTGGACAAGATCGTGGCCCATCCCACGGAACCCACCAAGCTGTGGGTGGCCCATAACAACGGATTGACCGTATATGACGAGAGCAACAACAGCCTGACCCCCGCCCCCGGCCTCCCGACCTCCCGGTGCCGCGCACTGGAGGTGAGCACGGACGGGTCCGTCGTGATCTGCAACATCGGCAGCAACTGCTGGTTAAGCCGCGATGGAGGGGCTTCTTTTGAGCAGATGACCCTCGGCAACAACGGCTTCCCCAACAGCCAGATCGGCCGCATGGAGTTCGCCATCTCCCCGGATGACAACAACTACCTGTATTGCATGATCGCCACCGGTGGTGGTCAGATGAACGGGGTGTGGGCCTCCACGGACAAGGGATTCAACTGGTCCCGCATCTGGCCGGCCGGCTTCGGTACGAACGGCGTGCCCGAGCTCGACATCTTCGGCGACAACAGCCAGGGATGGTGGGACAACGTGTTGGCCGTGGTTCCCGGCGAGCCGGACCGGATCTGGCTCGGCGGGGTGTCGCTCTGGACCACCAGCCTCAACGCGCAGCCGGTGCAGCTGGCCCTGGCGTTCGATTTCCCGGGCTGCTTCAATTGCGTGCACGCGGACGTGCACGACATCACCTGGGCTCCGGATGGCCAGACCGCATACGTGGCCTGCGATGGTGGCATCTATGTGAGCCCTGACAAGGGCGGCGTGTTCTACGCGGCAAACCGCTTCCTGAACATCACCCAGTTCTACTCCCTGGCCTATTCGCCCAAGGGCAAGGTGATGGGCGGAACGCAGGACAACGGTACCCAGTACATCCGCCTCAGCGGTGGGACCACGGCGGAGGAGGCGATCGAGGTGAGCGGCGGTGATGGCTTCGACAGCGAGATCTCGCAGATCGACCCCAACATCATGTTCTCCACGGTCTACTTCGGCTCCGTGGCCCGTTCGGCGGATGATGGCACCAACTTCGGTGACTTCTACGATGCACGGGTTCTGGCGCTGGGCACCCCCGGTGAGCTGGGTGGCAACGGCCTCGGGGATTTCTACACGAACATCCGCCTGTACGAGAATTGGAACGATGTGAACAGCCAGGACAGCGTGAGCTGGCTCAACACCACTGGCGACACCCTGTTCTTCGGCGAGACCATCACGTACAAGGGGCGCATGCCCCAGGTCGATCAGTACCACACGATCACGCAGGCGTTCGTGGCTCCCGATGAGGAGCTCCGGCTTCAGGATCGCGTGCAGACCCTCTTCGCCGTCGGCTTCTCCGGGGCACAAGGCGTGTGGGTGACCCGCGATGCCTGCCAGTTCGTCGAGAACCCGCAGTGGTGGAAGGTGGCCAACAGCGCCGGAGGTAATGTGAACGTGCTGGAGTGGTCCGCCGACGGTGACCGGTTGTTCTGGGGTACGTTGGACGGCGAGGTGTTCATGGTGGAAGGCTTCAACAACGCCTATTCCCTGGATCAGGCCGATGTGGAGATCGGCACCACTGTGCAGCTCTCTGCACCGGTCACCTTGATGTCCAGCGCCGCTCCCGTGACCGGGCTCAGCTCCGACCCGAACGACCCCGACCGGCTGCTGGTCACGCAAGGAGGCTATGGTGGTTCGCAAAAGGTGCGCCTCATCACGGGCATCAGCGGTACGCCGACGGTGACGAACAAGTGGAACATGCCGGCCGAGCTGGTGGGCATGCCTGTGTACGACGGTCTGATCCATTACGAGAACCCGGACATCTTCGTGGTCGGCACCGAGTTCGGCGTGATGGCGACGGATGACGGTGGTACCACGTGGACCTTCGAGAACACCGGCCTCGACAAGGTGCCGACCTTCCAGGTGCGCCAGCAGCGCTGGAAGTGGAACACCAACCCGTACGGCCCGGACTACCTCACGAACCAGGGCGTGATCTACGCAGGTACCCACGGACGCGGCGCTTTCCGCAGCGAGACCTTCCTCTCCGTGGCCGACCGCCCCGGGGCGGCGGGAGGCACCTCGGTCATCGGCGACCTGAGCTTCTTCCCGAACCCCGCCCAGGTGCAGGCCACGGTGGTGTTCGATCTGGCCGAGCGGCGCGAAGTGACCATCACGGTCTTCGATCTCAACGGACGCGTGGTGCGCACTCAACGTGCCGCCAGCTTCGGCGCGGGTCGCAATCAGGCGGAGATCGGGGTGAACGACCTCGCCACCGGTACCTACGTGGTGGAGTTGCGATCCGGTTCCGTGAAGCGCACCGGGCGCCTTGTCGTGTCCCGCTGA
- the gap gene encoding type I glyceraldehyde-3-phosphate dehydrogenase — MRPVRVAINGFGRIGRVTARLLLQRKDVELVAVNDLTDNRTLAHLFKYDSVHGVSSDPVDHDEDHLVLGGKAIKAFASKDPSTLPWKELGIDVVIESTGHFLTRGLASAHLNAGAKRVILSAPAKDADIPSVVLGVNEHILAGDEPIISNASCTTNCAAPMIMGIHDLCHIEDGFITTVHSYTGDQRLHDAPHKDLRRARAAAVSMIPTTTGAAKAITRIFPELDGRLGGGGIRVPVPDGSITDITCIVRDLKQADEINAHFRQLAEGRLKGILRYTEDPIVSVDIVGDPHSCIFDAQLTSVVGNMVKVMGWYDNEYGYSSRLVDLVVKLGA; from the coding sequence ATGAGACCTGTCCGTGTCGCCATCAACGGGTTCGGCCGCATCGGCCGCGTCACCGCCCGCCTGCTCCTCCAACGCAAGGATGTGGAGCTGGTCGCGGTCAACGACCTCACGGACAACCGCACCCTGGCCCACCTCTTCAAGTACGATTCCGTGCATGGGGTCAGCTCCGACCCGGTGGACCATGACGAGGACCACCTTGTCCTGGGCGGAAAGGCCATCAAGGCCTTCGCGTCCAAGGATCCGTCCACCCTGCCATGGAAGGAGCTGGGCATCGACGTGGTGATCGAGAGCACCGGACACTTTCTGACGCGGGGGCTCGCCTCGGCCCATCTGAACGCTGGCGCGAAGCGGGTGATCCTCTCCGCTCCGGCGAAGGACGCCGACATCCCCAGTGTGGTCCTGGGCGTGAACGAGCACATCCTCGCGGGGGATGAACCGATCATCAGCAACGCCAGCTGCACCACCAACTGCGCCGCACCCATGATCATGGGCATCCACGACCTGTGTCACATCGAGGATGGTTTCATCACCACGGTGCACAGCTACACGGGCGATCAGCGGTTGCATGACGCGCCGCACAAGGACCTGCGGAGGGCCCGGGCGGCGGCGGTGAGCATGATCCCCACCACCACCGGTGCGGCGAAGGCCATCACGCGCATCTTCCCGGAGCTGGACGGCAGGCTGGGGGGAGGCGGCATCCGCGTACCGGTGCCCGACGGCTCCATCACGGACATCACCTGCATCGTGCGCGACCTGAAGCAGGCCGACGAGATCAACGCGCACTTCAGGCAGCTGGCGGAGGGCAGGCTCAAGGGCATCCTCCGCTACACCGAGGACCCCATCGTGAGCGTGGACATCGTGGGCGATCCGCACAGCTGCATCTTCGACGCACAGCTCACCAGTGTGGTGGGCAACATGGTGAAGGTGATGGGCTGGTACGACAACGAATACGGTTACAGCTCAAGGTTGGTGGACCTGGTGGTGAAGCTGGGAGCCTAG
- a CDS encoding UDP-2,3-diacylglucosamine diphosphatase, translating to MRPGQRIHFLSDFHLGVPDTASSLERERRICAFLDEAAKDAAEIHLLGDLFDFWFEWRRAVPRGHVRLLGKMAELTDRGIPVHLHLGNHDMWIFDYVPGETGVTVHREPIVRTWSDKRFLIGHGDGLGPGDHGYKFLKAVFRNPVCQWLFARLHPNFALWLGDFWSGRSRLKSYENDRRWLGEDKEWLVLYCRERLRTEHFDHLIFGHRHLPIDLEVAPGARYVNLGDWITHFTYATFDGRELKLMKRTGDGPLRGDVRITGGPAS from the coding sequence ATGAGACCCGGCCAGCGGATCCACTTTCTCAGCGACTTCCACCTCGGCGTGCCTGACACGGCCTCGAGCCTGGAGCGCGAGAGGCGCATCTGTGCCTTCCTGGACGAAGCGGCGAAGGATGCCGCGGAGATCCACCTCCTGGGCGATCTCTTCGATTTCTGGTTCGAGTGGCGAAGGGCCGTGCCCCGCGGGCATGTGCGACTTCTGGGGAAGATGGCCGAACTGACCGATCGGGGGATCCCCGTGCACCTGCACCTGGGGAACCACGACATGTGGATCTTCGATTACGTGCCTGGTGAGACCGGGGTGACGGTGCACCGCGAACCCATCGTGCGCACCTGGAGCGACAAGCGCTTCCTGATCGGCCATGGCGATGGGCTCGGTCCCGGCGATCACGGCTACAAATTCCTCAAGGCCGTGTTCCGCAATCCGGTGTGCCAGTGGCTCTTCGCCCGCCTGCATCCCAACTTCGCCCTCTGGCTCGGCGATTTCTGGAGCGGTCGCAGCCGCCTGAAGAGTTACGAGAACGACCGGAGATGGCTCGGCGAGGACAAGGAGTGGCTCGTGCTCTACTGTCGTGAACGGTTGCGGACGGAACACTTCGACCACCTGATCTTCGGCCACCGCCATCTGCCCATCGACCTGGAGGTGGCCCCTGGAGCCCGGTACGTGAACCTCGGGGATTGGATCACCCACTTCACCTACGCCACCTTCGATGGCCGGGAGCTGAAGCTGATGAAGCGCACCGGTGACGGGCCGCTGAGGGGGGACGTGCGGATCACGGGCGGGCCCGCCTCGTGA